A genome region from Hippopotamus amphibius kiboko isolate mHipAmp2 chromosome 1, mHipAmp2.hap2, whole genome shotgun sequence includes the following:
- the TTC39A gene encoding tetratricopeptide repeat protein 39A isoform X10 — protein sequence MMYIWNGYAVIGKQPELTDGILKIITKAEEMLEKGPENEYSVDDECLVKLLKGLCLKYLGRVQEAEENFRSISANEKRIKYDHYLIPNALLELALLFMEQDRNEEAVKLLETAKQNYKNYSMESRTHFRIQAATLQAKSSLENGNRSMVSSMSM from the exons aTGATGTACATTTGGAATGGCTACGCTGTGATTGGGAAGCAGCCGGAACTCACAGACGGGATACTTAAGATTATCACCAAGGCTGAAGAGATGCTGGAAAAGGGCCCAG AGAATGAGTACTCGGTGGATGATGAGTGTTTGGTGAAGCTGCTGAAAGGCCTGTGTCTGAAGTATCTGGGTCGTGTCCAGGAGGCTGAGGAGAATTTCAGGAGCATCTCTGCCAA TGAAAAGAGGATTAAATATGACCACTACTTGATTCCAAATGCCTTGCTGGAGCTGGCCCTGCTGTTTATGGAGCAAGACAGAAATGAAGAGGCTGTCAAACTCTTGGAAACTGCCAA GCAAAATTATAAGAATTATTCCATGGAATCAAGGACACATTTTCGAATCCAGGCAGCCACACTCCAAGCCAAGTCTTCCCTAGAGAATGGCAACAGATCCATGGTCTCATCCATGTCCATGTAG